A portion of the Ferrimonas lipolytica genome contains these proteins:
- a CDS encoding response regulator — translation MQLDKLIIADDHPLFQQALHELLSHHFSQAEALCANSSAELFKLLSQHLDTELVLLDLNLSDSNGLTTLVRLRREFPQLGVIVVSGQEDSATINKTMQMGANGFVPKSQPVEHIIDSIETVLTGQNWLPQGFALTTDSQLSDQLARLDSLSPRQHSILLMFAEGLLNKQIAAQLELSEATVKAHASAIFLKLGVRTRTQAVIAFNQSQHEPGYSIG, via the coding sequence GTGCAATTAGATAAACTTATCATTGCGGATGACCATCCGCTGTTTCAGCAAGCGCTGCATGAGCTACTCAGCCACCATTTTTCGCAGGCCGAAGCGCTCTGTGCTAATTCATCGGCGGAGCTGTTTAAACTGCTCTCCCAGCATTTAGATACCGAGTTAGTCCTGCTTGACCTCAATCTATCTGACAGTAATGGCCTGACGACCTTGGTGCGATTGCGGCGTGAGTTTCCCCAGCTTGGGGTGATTGTCGTATCTGGGCAAGAGGATAGTGCCACCATTAATAAAACCATGCAGATGGGAGCTAATGGCTTTGTGCCTAAGTCACAACCGGTGGAGCATATTATTGATTCAATCGAAACGGTGCTTACTGGACAGAACTGGTTACCGCAGGGTTTTGCCCTAACTACCGATAGCCAACTGAGCGATCAACTGGCTCGGCTTGATAGTTTATCGCCGCGACAACACAGTATCTTGTTGATGTTTGCCGAAGGTTTGCTTAATAAACAGATTGCTGCTCAGCTGGAGTTATCTGAAGCCACGGTTAAAGCGCATGCTAGTGCGATATTCCTTAAGCTTGGGGTGCGGACCCGCACGCAAGCGGTTATCGCCTTTAACCAAAGCCAACACGAACCCGGTTATAGCATTGGCTAA